Proteins co-encoded in one Sparus aurata chromosome 18, fSpaAur1.1, whole genome shotgun sequence genomic window:
- the LOC115568310 gene encoding zinc finger protein 16-like isoform X2, with amino-acid sequence MAVCGVSHIVPQLPLEANHRRKQRCQSVVDIKTSSRKQRTMETVRSAFHAQLATVMDSLLAAAVCEIAKIFESSLCEQQAELAQKSEEISILRGKLEKVERRQKAKGGGGEEGEMSSGDRDGGLRQQTLAGSGLNVERDVSSLSDPVEGNNQSLSGMKEEVTGQDGASVKHERAGSRPTLGSVAVQAPEGSLAAVDQRQIDTLSATQAKAKLSHWDQGSRSADHRPLQDQASAPFLSISQSGRCSPRPDPSLAQAGEWLPGLDTRGGVSGLDNLQADGTGCSGPASSSTGTDASCFRPGFGSDETSNEDDDSSFPFLDQEPENQNSNQNSVQGQAVGQRGARQVQPQAPPGESSWRPRDDRVGRGPINHTRRVTSFGNRDPLRPQSNSQSLTLRHTNTLSHPAAPGGGSGRPYTCPYCTKCFTYPSHQRRHLLRHTGVRLHPCQFCDKSFLTPSELTVHTRTHTGERPFGCAQCGKRFARSGNLRAHQRDVHMGKRPFACTECGKRFAHRGNLRVHNHRVHQGDPYYMDEQQEPDMGPNPI; translated from the exons ATGGCAGTGTGCGGTGTTAGCCACATCGTCCCCCAGCTGCCTCTGGAGGCCAACCACAGAAGGAAACAGCGGTGTCAATCAGTCGTTGACATTAAAACATCATCACGTAAACAAAGGACAATGGAGACTGTGAGGAGTGCTTTCCACGCTCAGCTGGCCACCGTCATGGACTCGCTGCTGGCAGCTGCTGTGTGCGAGATCGCCAAGATCTTTGAGAGCAGCCTGTGTGAACAGCAGGCGGAGCTAGCGCAGAAATCAGAGGAGATCTCCATCCTCCGGGGCAAGCTGGAGAAAGTGGAGAGGAGGCAGAAGGCGAAGGGTGGAGGGGGCGAGGAAGGGGAGATGTCTTCAGGAGACAGGGATGGCGGCTTGAGGCAGCAGACCCTCGCAGGATCAG GACTGAATGTGGAAAGGGATGTGTCTTCTCTTTCCGATCCAGTAGAAGGAAATAATCAGAGCCTCAGTGGGATGAAAGAGGAGGTCACAGGCCAGGATGGAGCTTCAGTAAAACATGAG CGGGCTGGATCGCGGCCTACCTTGGGGTCTGTTGCAGTCCAAGCCCCAGAGGGAAGCCTTGCTGCTGTGGACCAGAGGCAGATAGATACCCTGTCTGCCACACAAGCCAAGGCCAAAT TGTCTCATTGGGATCAGGGCAGTCGCAGTGCAGACCACAGACCCCTCCAGGATCAAGCCTCTGccccttttctctccatctcccagAGCGGGCGTTGCTCCCCCAGGCCTGACCCAAGCCTAGCTCAAGCTGGGGAGTGGTTACCGGGGTTGGACACCCGAGGTGGGGTGTCCGGTCTGGACAACCTGCAGGCCGATGGCACCGGCTGCTCCGGTCCAGCTAGCAGCAGCACGGGAACAGACGCATCCTGCTTCCGACCTGGTTTTGGCTCTGACGAGACCAGCAATGAAGATGACGATAGCTCTTTCCCTTTCCTGGACCAGGAGCCTGAGAACCAGAACTCCAATCAGAATTCTGTGCAGGGCCAGGCTGTCGGGCAGAGGGGGGCTCGCCAGGTTCAACCCCAAGCCCCCCCTGGAGAATCATCATGGAGACCCAGGGACGACAGAGTTGGGAGAGGCCCCATCAACCACACGCGGCGGGTCACATCTTTTGGCAACAGAGACCCTCTCCGACCACAGTCCAATTCACAGTCGCTCACACTACGACACACAAATACTCTGAGCCACCCTGCAGCTCCCGGTGGAGGGAGCGGACGACCTTACACCTGCCCGTACTGTACCAAGTGTTTCACCTACCCCTCCCACCAGCGCAGACACCTTTTACGCCACACAGGAGTCAGACTGCATCCTTGTCAGTTTTGTGACAAGAGCTTCCTCACTCCCTCTGAGCTCACCGtgcacacccgcacacacacaggggagcGGCCTTTTGGATGCGCTCAGTGCGGTAAACGTTTCGCCCGAAGCGGGAACTTAAGAGCTCACCAAAGGGACGTTCACATGGGGAAGAGGCCATTCGCTTGCACAGAGTGTGGGAAGAGATTTGCCCACAGGGGGAACCTGAGGGTGCACAATCACAGAGTCCATCAAGGAGATCCCTACTACATGGATGAGCAGCAAGAGCCTGATATGGGCCCTAATCCAATTTGA
- the LOC115568310 gene encoding Krueppel-like factor luna isoform X1: protein MAVCGVSHIVPQLPLEANHRRKQRCQSVVDIKTSSRKQRTMETVRSAFHAQLATVMDSLLAAAVCEIAKIFESSLCEQQAELAQKSEEISILRGKLEKVERRQKAKGGGGEEGEMSSGDRDGGLRQQTLAGSGLNVERDVSSLSDPVEGNNQSLSGMKEEVTGQDGASVKHEICFTYFPKRAGSRPTLGSVAVQAPEGSLAAVDQRQIDTLSATQAKAKLSHWDQGSRSADHRPLQDQASAPFLSISQSGRCSPRPDPSLAQAGEWLPGLDTRGGVSGLDNLQADGTGCSGPASSSTGTDASCFRPGFGSDETSNEDDDSSFPFLDQEPENQNSNQNSVQGQAVGQRGARQVQPQAPPGESSWRPRDDRVGRGPINHTRRVTSFGNRDPLRPQSNSQSLTLRHTNTLSHPAAPGGGSGRPYTCPYCTKCFTYPSHQRRHLLRHTGVRLHPCQFCDKSFLTPSELTVHTRTHTGERPFGCAQCGKRFARSGNLRAHQRDVHMGKRPFACTECGKRFAHRGNLRVHNHRVHQGDPYYMDEQQEPDMGPNPI from the exons ATGGCAGTGTGCGGTGTTAGCCACATCGTCCCCCAGCTGCCTCTGGAGGCCAACCACAGAAGGAAACAGCGGTGTCAATCAGTCGTTGACATTAAAACATCATCACGTAAACAAAGGACAATGGAGACTGTGAGGAGTGCTTTCCACGCTCAGCTGGCCACCGTCATGGACTCGCTGCTGGCAGCTGCTGTGTGCGAGATCGCCAAGATCTTTGAGAGCAGCCTGTGTGAACAGCAGGCGGAGCTAGCGCAGAAATCAGAGGAGATCTCCATCCTCCGGGGCAAGCTGGAGAAAGTGGAGAGGAGGCAGAAGGCGAAGGGTGGAGGGGGCGAGGAAGGGGAGATGTCTTCAGGAGACAGGGATGGCGGCTTGAGGCAGCAGACCCTCGCAGGATCAG GACTGAATGTGGAAAGGGATGTGTCTTCTCTTTCCGATCCAGTAGAAGGAAATAATCAGAGCCTCAGTGGGATGAAAGAGGAGGTCACAGGCCAGGATGGAGCTTCAGTAAAACATGAG ATCTGTTTTACTTATTTTCCAAAGCGGGCTGGATCGCGGCCTACCTTGGGGTCTGTTGCAGTCCAAGCCCCAGAGGGAAGCCTTGCTGCTGTGGACCAGAGGCAGATAGATACCCTGTCTGCCACACAAGCCAAGGCCAAAT TGTCTCATTGGGATCAGGGCAGTCGCAGTGCAGACCACAGACCCCTCCAGGATCAAGCCTCTGccccttttctctccatctcccagAGCGGGCGTTGCTCCCCCAGGCCTGACCCAAGCCTAGCTCAAGCTGGGGAGTGGTTACCGGGGTTGGACACCCGAGGTGGGGTGTCCGGTCTGGACAACCTGCAGGCCGATGGCACCGGCTGCTCCGGTCCAGCTAGCAGCAGCACGGGAACAGACGCATCCTGCTTCCGACCTGGTTTTGGCTCTGACGAGACCAGCAATGAAGATGACGATAGCTCTTTCCCTTTCCTGGACCAGGAGCCTGAGAACCAGAACTCCAATCAGAATTCTGTGCAGGGCCAGGCTGTCGGGCAGAGGGGGGCTCGCCAGGTTCAACCCCAAGCCCCCCCTGGAGAATCATCATGGAGACCCAGGGACGACAGAGTTGGGAGAGGCCCCATCAACCACACGCGGCGGGTCACATCTTTTGGCAACAGAGACCCTCTCCGACCACAGTCCAATTCACAGTCGCTCACACTACGACACACAAATACTCTGAGCCACCCTGCAGCTCCCGGTGGAGGGAGCGGACGACCTTACACCTGCCCGTACTGTACCAAGTGTTTCACCTACCCCTCCCACCAGCGCAGACACCTTTTACGCCACACAGGAGTCAGACTGCATCCTTGTCAGTTTTGTGACAAGAGCTTCCTCACTCCCTCTGAGCTCACCGtgcacacccgcacacacacaggggagcGGCCTTTTGGATGCGCTCAGTGCGGTAAACGTTTCGCCCGAAGCGGGAACTTAAGAGCTCACCAAAGGGACGTTCACATGGGGAAGAGGCCATTCGCTTGCACAGAGTGTGGGAAGAGATTTGCCCACAGGGGGAACCTGAGGGTGCACAATCACAGAGTCCATCAAGGAGATCCCTACTACATGGATGAGCAGCAAGAGCCTGATATGGGCCCTAATCCAATTTGA
- the LOC115568310 gene encoding zinc finger protein 777-like isoform X4, with protein sequence MAVCGVSHIVPQLPLEANHRRKQRCQSVVDIKTSSRKQRTMETVRSAFHAQLATVMDSLLAAAVCEIAKIFESSLCEQQAELAQKSEEISILRGKLEKVERRQKAKGGGGEEGEMSSGDRDGGLRQQTLAGSVEGNNQSLSGMKEEVTGQDGASVKHERAGSRPTLGSVAVQAPEGSLAAVDQRQIDTLSATQAKAKLSHWDQGSRSADHRPLQDQASAPFLSISQSGRCSPRPDPSLAQAGEWLPGLDTRGGVSGLDNLQADGTGCSGPASSSTGTDASCFRPGFGSDETSNEDDDSSFPFLDQEPENQNSNQNSVQGQAVGQRGARQVQPQAPPGESSWRPRDDRVGRGPINHTRRVTSFGNRDPLRPQSNSQSLTLRHTNTLSHPAAPGGGSGRPYTCPYCTKCFTYPSHQRRHLLRHTGVRLHPCQFCDKSFLTPSELTVHTRTHTGERPFGCAQCGKRFARSGNLRAHQRDVHMGKRPFACTECGKRFAHRGNLRVHNHRVHQGDPYYMDEQQEPDMGPNPI encoded by the exons ATGGCAGTGTGCGGTGTTAGCCACATCGTCCCCCAGCTGCCTCTGGAGGCCAACCACAGAAGGAAACAGCGGTGTCAATCAGTCGTTGACATTAAAACATCATCACGTAAACAAAGGACAATGGAGACTGTGAGGAGTGCTTTCCACGCTCAGCTGGCCACCGTCATGGACTCGCTGCTGGCAGCTGCTGTGTGCGAGATCGCCAAGATCTTTGAGAGCAGCCTGTGTGAACAGCAGGCGGAGCTAGCGCAGAAATCAGAGGAGATCTCCATCCTCCGGGGCAAGCTGGAGAAAGTGGAGAGGAGGCAGAAGGCGAAGGGTGGAGGGGGCGAGGAAGGGGAGATGTCTTCAGGAGACAGGGATGGCGGCTTGAGGCAGCAGACCCTCGCAGGATCAG TAGAAGGAAATAATCAGAGCCTCAGTGGGATGAAAGAGGAGGTCACAGGCCAGGATGGAGCTTCAGTAAAACATGAG CGGGCTGGATCGCGGCCTACCTTGGGGTCTGTTGCAGTCCAAGCCCCAGAGGGAAGCCTTGCTGCTGTGGACCAGAGGCAGATAGATACCCTGTCTGCCACACAAGCCAAGGCCAAAT TGTCTCATTGGGATCAGGGCAGTCGCAGTGCAGACCACAGACCCCTCCAGGATCAAGCCTCTGccccttttctctccatctcccagAGCGGGCGTTGCTCCCCCAGGCCTGACCCAAGCCTAGCTCAAGCTGGGGAGTGGTTACCGGGGTTGGACACCCGAGGTGGGGTGTCCGGTCTGGACAACCTGCAGGCCGATGGCACCGGCTGCTCCGGTCCAGCTAGCAGCAGCACGGGAACAGACGCATCCTGCTTCCGACCTGGTTTTGGCTCTGACGAGACCAGCAATGAAGATGACGATAGCTCTTTCCCTTTCCTGGACCAGGAGCCTGAGAACCAGAACTCCAATCAGAATTCTGTGCAGGGCCAGGCTGTCGGGCAGAGGGGGGCTCGCCAGGTTCAACCCCAAGCCCCCCCTGGAGAATCATCATGGAGACCCAGGGACGACAGAGTTGGGAGAGGCCCCATCAACCACACGCGGCGGGTCACATCTTTTGGCAACAGAGACCCTCTCCGACCACAGTCCAATTCACAGTCGCTCACACTACGACACACAAATACTCTGAGCCACCCTGCAGCTCCCGGTGGAGGGAGCGGACGACCTTACACCTGCCCGTACTGTACCAAGTGTTTCACCTACCCCTCCCACCAGCGCAGACACCTTTTACGCCACACAGGAGTCAGACTGCATCCTTGTCAGTTTTGTGACAAGAGCTTCCTCACTCCCTCTGAGCTCACCGtgcacacccgcacacacacaggggagcGGCCTTTTGGATGCGCTCAGTGCGGTAAACGTTTCGCCCGAAGCGGGAACTTAAGAGCTCACCAAAGGGACGTTCACATGGGGAAGAGGCCATTCGCTTGCACAGAGTGTGGGAAGAGATTTGCCCACAGGGGGAACCTGAGGGTGCACAATCACAGAGTCCATCAAGGAGATCCCTACTACATGGATGAGCAGCAAGAGCCTGATATGGGCCCTAATCCAATTTGA
- the LOC115568308 gene encoding zinc finger protein 26-like, with the protein MSDRLTREFSAQLSTTMDSTLRRAMYEIMKIFETSLHDHLMELVQRGEEIANLKIKLQRAEIKLGERLCGSDTGTENEQMNENQMTEPQRKPEDVLDAPGHTSSCPEIDFEVPSDWCAPLGAEAAPKREDGLCPSVRLRKLHIPLWQVPIKKEMGDCGIDSHRQTVGGRRTRRGSSLQEKHRHTMSVKGTHRGPVRNDIKRLLQDIREEYTNLTDTPQGLRRGRRSQTGREAMEIIGQGKQKFKSTKQESVENNSQKIFNCKFCKKKFQTLFGLSVHSRSHKKCQGCKKEFSSPSYLNTHKPYCVKLQELLVKQAESTDPPKHQPCVEAAPGKEQVINKDNKALSPSKEMVTKKKDNTPSSQSKKRVTNADTPSPPSKQQAINRKDDTPSGPTKKQVIIKVEKLPLSCSHGESSVQKDGHTNKHTWSFSNQKDESICQMREPMRVQSGRRSFRCSMCLKKFRFNRALKTHMTKMHKDQVKTSQTNAILSWTLPSGKTEEKQEVLISPCKDTSQASNRNNVKRKPKHDRKPGVIWKEMGTLCPDGYTCLKCPKVTKTKYLLIAHFRSHTGEKPFKCDHCTAKFRCVWQRNNHKKKCTGILFQCEKCEKKFISKMKYDKHVLKYHREWRLFCKICGKGFVHKGRLKNHMQSHKPVYS; encoded by the exons ATGTCGGACCGTCTGACAAGAGAATTCAGTGCCCAGCTGTCAACAACAATGGACTCAACCCTGAGGCGGGCTATGTATGAAATAATGAAGATCTTTGAGACCAGCCTACATGACCATCTAATGGAGCTGGTGCAGAGGGGAGAAGAGATAGCTAATCTTAAAATAAAgttacagagagcagagatcAAGCTGGGGGAAAGGCTGTGTGGAAGTGACACAGGAACAGAGaatgaacaaatgaatgaaaatcaGATGACAGAACCTCAAAGAAAGCCTGAAGATGTTCTGGACGCCCCTGGACACACTTCTAGTTGCCCTGAGATTGATTTTGAAG TACCTTCTGACTGGTGTGCTCCTCTGGGCGCTGAGGCTGCGCCCAAACGAGAGGATGGCCTGTGTCCCAGCGTAAGACTGCGCAAGCTGCACATTCCTCTGTGGCAGGTTCCAATCAagaaggag atGGGTGACTGTGGCATTGACTCTCACCGGCAAACAGTGGGTggcaggagaaccaggagag gtTCTTCATTACaggagaaacacagacacacaatgtCTGTTAAAGGAACTCATCGGGGACCAGTAAGAAATGACATAAAGAGATTGCTCCAAGACATCAGAGAAGAATATACCAACCTAACAGACACACCTCAAGGTCTAAGAAGAGGACGGAGAagtcaaacaggaagagaggcGATGGAGATCATAGGACAGGGGAAACAAAAGTTCAAGTCTACAAAACAGGAGTCTGTGGAAAATAACAGTCAAAAGATCTTCAACTGCAAATTCTGTAAGAAGAAATTTCAAACACTCTTTGGCCTAAGCGTGCATTCGCGATCACACAAGAAGTGCCAGGGTTGTAAAAAAGAGTTCTCTTCTCCAAGTTATCTCAACACCCATAAACCATACTGTGTAAAACTTCAGGAATTGTTGGTAAAACAAGCAGAGTCCACTGACCCTCCAAAACATCAGCCCTGTGTAGAAGCTGCCCCAGGCAAAGAACAGGTGATCAATAAGGACAACAAAGCTTTATCACCAAGCAAAGAAATGGTTACCAAAAAGAAGGACAACACACCTTCATCACAGAGCAAAAAACGGGTGACCAATGCTGACACACCTTCACCACCTAGCAAACAACAGGCGATCAATAGGAAGGATGACACACCTTCAGGACCAACCAAAAAACAGGTGATCATTAAGGTAGAAAAACTACCATTGTCCTGCAGCCATGGTGAATCATCTGTCCAGAAAGATGGACACACCAATAAGCATACCTGGTCATTCTCCAACCAGAAGGACGAGTCAATCTGCCAGATGCGAGAGCCCATGCGCGTTCAAAGTGGCAGAAGGTCATTTCGCTGCAGCATGTGCCTTAAGAAATTCCGTTTTAACCGGGCTCTCAAAACGCACATGACGAAAATGCACAAAGACCAGGTGAAAACCAGTCAGACAAATGCAATCCTTTCATGGACTCTGCCTTCAGGGAAAACTGAAGAGAAACAAGAGGTTTTGATTTCTCCCTGCAAAGACACAAGTCAAGCAAGCAACCGCAACAACGTTAAGAGAAAACCCAAGCACGACAGAAAGCCAGGTGTAATATGGAAAGAAATGGGCACCCTGTGCCCTGATGGATACACCTGCTTAAAGTGTCCAAAGGTCACCAAAACCAAATATTTATTGATTGCACACTTCCGCtcccacacaggagagaaaccttTCAAATGTGACCATTGTACTGCAAAGTTTCGTTGTGTATGGCAGCGTAACAACCACAAAAAGAAGTGCACTGGTATTTTGTTCCAGTGTGAGAAGTGTGAGAAGAAATTCATCTCAAAAATGAAGTATGACAAGCATGTGTTAAAATATCACAGAGAATGGCGTCTCTTCTGCAAGATTTGTGGAAAAGGCTTTGTTCATAAAGGGCGTCTAAAGAACCACATGCAGAGCCATAAGCCAGTATACAGTTAG
- the LOC115568310 gene encoding zinc finger protein with KRAB and SCAN domains 1-like isoform X3 — protein MAVCGVSHIVPQLPLEANHRRKQRCQSVVDIKTSSRKQRTMETVRSAFHAQLATVMDSLLAAAVCEIAKIFESSLCEQQAELAQKSEEISILRGKLEKVERRQKAKGGGGEEGEMSSGDRDGGLRQQTLAGSVEGNNQSLSGMKEEVTGQDGASVKHEICFTYFPKRAGSRPTLGSVAVQAPEGSLAAVDQRQIDTLSATQAKAKLSHWDQGSRSADHRPLQDQASAPFLSISQSGRCSPRPDPSLAQAGEWLPGLDTRGGVSGLDNLQADGTGCSGPASSSTGTDASCFRPGFGSDETSNEDDDSSFPFLDQEPENQNSNQNSVQGQAVGQRGARQVQPQAPPGESSWRPRDDRVGRGPINHTRRVTSFGNRDPLRPQSNSQSLTLRHTNTLSHPAAPGGGSGRPYTCPYCTKCFTYPSHQRRHLLRHTGVRLHPCQFCDKSFLTPSELTVHTRTHTGERPFGCAQCGKRFARSGNLRAHQRDVHMGKRPFACTECGKRFAHRGNLRVHNHRVHQGDPYYMDEQQEPDMGPNPI, from the exons ATGGCAGTGTGCGGTGTTAGCCACATCGTCCCCCAGCTGCCTCTGGAGGCCAACCACAGAAGGAAACAGCGGTGTCAATCAGTCGTTGACATTAAAACATCATCACGTAAACAAAGGACAATGGAGACTGTGAGGAGTGCTTTCCACGCTCAGCTGGCCACCGTCATGGACTCGCTGCTGGCAGCTGCTGTGTGCGAGATCGCCAAGATCTTTGAGAGCAGCCTGTGTGAACAGCAGGCGGAGCTAGCGCAGAAATCAGAGGAGATCTCCATCCTCCGGGGCAAGCTGGAGAAAGTGGAGAGGAGGCAGAAGGCGAAGGGTGGAGGGGGCGAGGAAGGGGAGATGTCTTCAGGAGACAGGGATGGCGGCTTGAGGCAGCAGACCCTCGCAGGATCAG TAGAAGGAAATAATCAGAGCCTCAGTGGGATGAAAGAGGAGGTCACAGGCCAGGATGGAGCTTCAGTAAAACATGAG ATCTGTTTTACTTATTTTCCAAAGCGGGCTGGATCGCGGCCTACCTTGGGGTCTGTTGCAGTCCAAGCCCCAGAGGGAAGCCTTGCTGCTGTGGACCAGAGGCAGATAGATACCCTGTCTGCCACACAAGCCAAGGCCAAAT TGTCTCATTGGGATCAGGGCAGTCGCAGTGCAGACCACAGACCCCTCCAGGATCAAGCCTCTGccccttttctctccatctcccagAGCGGGCGTTGCTCCCCCAGGCCTGACCCAAGCCTAGCTCAAGCTGGGGAGTGGTTACCGGGGTTGGACACCCGAGGTGGGGTGTCCGGTCTGGACAACCTGCAGGCCGATGGCACCGGCTGCTCCGGTCCAGCTAGCAGCAGCACGGGAACAGACGCATCCTGCTTCCGACCTGGTTTTGGCTCTGACGAGACCAGCAATGAAGATGACGATAGCTCTTTCCCTTTCCTGGACCAGGAGCCTGAGAACCAGAACTCCAATCAGAATTCTGTGCAGGGCCAGGCTGTCGGGCAGAGGGGGGCTCGCCAGGTTCAACCCCAAGCCCCCCCTGGAGAATCATCATGGAGACCCAGGGACGACAGAGTTGGGAGAGGCCCCATCAACCACACGCGGCGGGTCACATCTTTTGGCAACAGAGACCCTCTCCGACCACAGTCCAATTCACAGTCGCTCACACTACGACACACAAATACTCTGAGCCACCCTGCAGCTCCCGGTGGAGGGAGCGGACGACCTTACACCTGCCCGTACTGTACCAAGTGTTTCACCTACCCCTCCCACCAGCGCAGACACCTTTTACGCCACACAGGAGTCAGACTGCATCCTTGTCAGTTTTGTGACAAGAGCTTCCTCACTCCCTCTGAGCTCACCGtgcacacccgcacacacacaggggagcGGCCTTTTGGATGCGCTCAGTGCGGTAAACGTTTCGCCCGAAGCGGGAACTTAAGAGCTCACCAAAGGGACGTTCACATGGGGAAGAGGCCATTCGCTTGCACAGAGTGTGGGAAGAGATTTGCCCACAGGGGGAACCTGAGGGTGCACAATCACAGAGTCCATCAAGGAGATCCCTACTACATGGATGAGCAGCAAGAGCCTGATATGGGCCCTAATCCAATTTGA